The genome window ATCAAGCAGCTGACTTCATGGCTAAAACATTTGGTTCTGACAAACAATTGTACCAAGACTTGTTGACAAACATTGGTGCGATCGGTACCTACAAACCAGCTACTGATGGTGATGCGTACAACAAGCCAGATGAGTTCTTCAGCGGTCAAAAAATCTTCAGTGATTTCGCAAATTGGACCAAAGAAATTCCAAATGTAAACTATGGTAGCAACACATATGCAATTGAAGACATTCTGGTTGTTGAAATGCAAGCGTACCTGAATGGTAAATCAATTGATGAAGTTTTGGCTGAAGCACAAAAACAAGCTGAAGCACAATTAAACTAGGATACCCAAGGTAACTTATAGAACCCAAGGTAACTCGGAGCCGTCTCCCTTGTCTGGCGCAAGTCGAACCGGATAAGGCGAGAGGCTCTGTGGGTTCTATCCATGTTCCGTGGAGAGAGAGAGGAGCCATACTGTGAAAGCCATAAATACAGGAGACAGTCTCCAAAAGAAAAGTAATTTGACTGGATGGGCTTTTGTTTTGCTGGCTGTTATCGGAATTGTAGCATTTTACTTCTATCCGATGATTCAAGCGCTGCTCTTATCATTCAAGTCTGGCAAAGGGGCCAATCTTGAATTTTCGGGCCTTGCGAACTACAAAAGATTGTTAGTTGATACCACGTTCCGCACAGCATTATCGAACACATTCATCTACTTGATCATTCAAGTGCCAGTAATGATTATTCTCGGTTTGTTTATTTCCGTATTGCTGAATGACAGCACACTGCGCTTCCGGAGTTTCTTCCGCACAGCCATTTTCTTGCCTTGTGTAACTTCATTGGTAGCCTATTCTGTTGTATTCAAATATTTGTTTGCACCGGATGGAATGGTCAATCAATTCTTGATGGGCTTGCACATAATTGGTGATCCAATTCAATGGATCACAGACCCGTTCTGGGCTAAAATTACGATCATAATCGCCGTTACTTGGCGTTGGACCGGATATAACATGATTTTCTATCTGTCATCTCTGCAGAATATCGATCAATCGATCTATGAAGCAGCCAAAATAGACGGAGCCAATGCATTCACCCAATTTTTCAAAATTACAGTTCCTTTGCTCAAACCCATTATCCTCTTCACGTCGATCACATCAACGATTGGTACTTTGCAAATCTTCGATGAGATTATGAATATTACGAAGGGTGGTCCAGGTAATGCGACCATGTCGATCTCACAGTATATCTACAACCTTTCGTTCAAATATTCACCGGACTTTGGATATGCAGCAACGGTTTCATATTCCATCGTAATTTTGATCATTGTATTGTCCATTATCCAGTTTAAAGTGGCAGGTGATAATAAAAATGGCTAAATTTAAAGCAAAACGAATTTTCACTTATGTGTTCCTGTCCATCGTCGCTTTTGTATCCATTTTTCCATTCTTCTGGATGTTGGTCAGTTCAACGAATGCGTCTGTTGATGTAACCAAAGGAAGATTGTTACCGGGTTCGGCTTTCATTGATAACTTCAACAAACTGCTTGATTCGACAAATCTCGTGCAGGCTCTAGGGAACTCGGCTATTATCTCGATCGTCTCGACTGCTCTGGCGCTATTGATTGGTTCCATGGCAGGTTATGGATTCGAGGTATTCCGTACGAAGTCCCGTGATATCGTGTTTAATATCCTGTTGTTATCCATGATGATCCCGTTTGCAGCAATCATGGTACCCCTGTACCGCATGTTCGCAACAATCTCCGGTGTTGCACCAGTGATCGGTATTAATACAATGGCAGCAGTTATCCTGCCAACCATTGCAACAGCGTTCCTGATCTTCTTCTTCCGTCAGAACACCAAAATGTTCCCGAAAGATTTGCTGGAAGCTGGACGTATTGATGGTTTGAGTGAACTCGGGATCTTCCTGAAGATCTATATGCCAACAATGAAAACAACTTATGCAGCGGCAGCAATTATTACATTCATGAGTAGCTGGAACAACTATCTGTGGCCACTCATTGTATTGCAAACGCCTGACCAACAAACGATTCCGCTATTGATCTCAAATCTTGGTGCTGGTTATGCTCCGGATTACGGAGTAATCATGACAGCGATCGTTATTGCAACACTACCTACAGCAATCGTATTCTTCATCATGCAGAAACATTTTGTTGCAGGTATGGTAGGTTCCGTGAAATAAGCATAACCGCATAATGCGTCCGTATCGGACGAGTGCAGGAAAGAGAAGAGGACGCCTGTCAGGCGTGCCTCTGTCTTTTTTGTATTTTGTATGAATGCAAATGGAAATCCACATGAACCTATAAGCCAAACTATACCGTTTTAAAGGGAGAGAGAGCCGATGAAAGCAACAAAGGCAGATATCAACTGGTTGGGAGACGTAAGTGTATTTGAGGTGAACCGTCTTCATGCCTATTCCGATCACCGTTATTACCAAACAATGGACGAGGCAGTGGGTTCAGGCGCCATGTCCATGCGTTATGATCTGAATGGAACGTGGAAATTCAACTATGCGATTCGTCCAGACAGCCGTCCTGAGTTTTTCTATACATCCGATTTTCCTAGTGAGGGCTGGGATGACATTGAAGTTCCGGGACATATCCAGTTACAGGGATACGGACAGATTCAATACGTAAACACACAATACCCTTGGGATGGCCTGAATGAAATTCGTCCACCGGCATTGCCACAGGATAAAAACCCTGTTGGAAGTTATATTCGCACGTTCCACCTGCCGACAGGTTGGGAGTCAAATCCGGTTTATATTTCTTTCCAAGGTGTAGAGTCTGCATTCTATGTATGGCTTAACGGACAATTCGTAGGATACGGGGAGGACAGCTTTACGCCGTCTGACTTTGACCTGACGCCATTCCTTCAGGATGGTGAGAACAAACTGGCAGTCGAAGTGTATCAACGCAGCACAGGCAGCTGGCTGGAAGATCAGGATTTCTGGCGTTTCTCCGGTATTTTCAGAGATGTGTATCTGTATACGGTCCCTGCTGCACACGTACGTGATGTTCATGTTCGCACAGATCTGGACAAGTCCTATACGAACGGTACCTTACAACTCGATTTGAAACTGGAAGGAAAAGCGGGTGCTGGAGCACGTGTAGAGGCTGAACTTCGTGATCGTGAAGGCAATACCGTAAAAACGTTTGAATCCAAGGTTAACGATGGTCAAGTAAGTCTTCGTGAAGACATTGGTACAGTGAACCTGTGGAGCGCAGAGATTCCATACTTGTATCGCCTCTATATTCGTGTATATGATGCTGCGGGTACACTGGTTGAGGTTGTTCCTCAAGCCGTTGGTTTCCGTACATTTGAAATGATTGACAAAGTCATGCACATTAATGGTAAACGTATTGTATTCAAAGGTGTGAATCGTCATGAGTTCAACCCGCGTCGTGGACGTGCGGTTACGAAGGAAGACATGCTGTGGGATGTTCGTACCATCAAGCAAAACAATATGAATGCCGTACGTACGTCACACTATCCTAACCAAAGTCTGTGGTATGAGCTATGTGATGAATATGGACTCTATGTTATTGACG of Paenibacillus sp. FSL R5-0517 contains these proteins:
- a CDS encoding carbohydrate ABC transporter permease translates to MAKFKAKRIFTYVFLSIVAFVSIFPFFWMLVSSTNASVDVTKGRLLPGSAFIDNFNKLLDSTNLVQALGNSAIISIVSTALALLIGSMAGYGFEVFRTKSRDIVFNILLLSMMIPFAAIMVPLYRMFATISGVAPVIGINTMAAVILPTIATAFLIFFFRQNTKMFPKDLLEAGRIDGLSELGIFLKIYMPTMKTTYAAAAIITFMSSWNNYLWPLIVLQTPDQQTIPLLISNLGAGYAPDYGVIMTAIVIATLPTAIVFFIMQKHFVAGMVGSVK
- a CDS encoding sugar ABC transporter permease, whose amino-acid sequence is MKAINTGDSLQKKSNLTGWAFVLLAVIGIVAFYFYPMIQALLLSFKSGKGANLEFSGLANYKRLLVDTTFRTALSNTFIYLIIQVPVMIILGLFISVLLNDSTLRFRSFFRTAIFLPCVTSLVAYSVVFKYLFAPDGMVNQFLMGLHIIGDPIQWITDPFWAKITIIIAVTWRWTGYNMIFYLSSLQNIDQSIYEAAKIDGANAFTQFFKITVPLLKPIILFTSITSTIGTLQIFDEIMNITKGGPGNATMSISQYIYNLSFKYSPDFGYAATVSYSIVILIIVLSIIQFKVAGDNKNG